The proteins below are encoded in one region of Amycolatopsis acidiphila:
- the rpmH gene encoding 50S ribosomal protein L34 — protein MSKGKRTFQPNNRRRARTHGFRLRMRTRAGRGILSARRRKGREKLSA, from the coding sequence GTGAGCAAGGGTAAGCGCACTTTCCAGCCGAACAACCGCCGACGCGCCCGCACGCACGGATTCCGGCTGCGCATGCGCACCCGCGCCGGCCGCGGCATCCTTTCGGCCCGTCGTCGCAAGGGCCGCGAGAAGCTGTCCGCCTGA